In one window of Arachis ipaensis cultivar K30076 chromosome B06, Araip1.1, whole genome shotgun sequence DNA:
- the LOC110263226 gene encoding uncharacterized protein LOC110263226: MQVGPALGESSQMALIPCSQTPLGPNIVPETCSNKFVLVEDMEVYLIRVCCQLKLDYPVFNRQEFFFDSGELLHGYWVTLQSQQRDINWIVEGRFSPDEGNARQDASFKMLGKVLSLVGKEIHNYNYRIVVGLRVRVEELEQQLSKPAYQRIRGLEQENQKLKSDLKKFNELFET, translated from the exons ATGCAAGTTGGCCCAGCATTGGGAGAGTCATCACAGATGGCATTGATTCCTTGTTCTCAGACACCACTAG GACCAAATATTGTTCCGGAAACATGTTCGAATAAGTTTGTATTGGTTGAAGACATGGAGGTGTATCTCATTCGTGTGTGTTGTCAGCTGAAACTTGATTATCCGGTCTTTAACAGGCAAGAGTTTTTTTTCGACAGTGGAGAGTTGCTTCATGGCTATTGGGTGACACTACAATCCCAACAACGCGACATTAACTGGATCGTTGAGGGTAGGTTTTCACCGGATGAGGGAAACGCAAGGCAGGATGCGTCGTTCAAAATGTTGGGGAAGGTGTTATCTTTGGTAGGGAAGGAAATCCACAACTACAACTACAGGATCGTGGTAGGCTTGAGAGTTCGGGTTGAGGAACtggaacagcagttatcaaaaccaGCATACCAGCGAATCCGGGGTCTCGAACAGGAGAATCAAAAGCTTAAGTCTGATCTTAAGAAGTTTAACGAGTTATTCGAGACTTGA